From the genome of Eucalyptus grandis isolate ANBG69807.140 chromosome 2, ASM1654582v1, whole genome shotgun sequence, one region includes:
- the LOC104434848 gene encoding uncharacterized protein LOC104434848 produces MSPRWMRSGMILPIPPPTFIDGKPVVYLSEDDILPNPKLHECILGYYVDKKLPFKLTETALKHAWGHHLADVMATDRFYLFHVPDLDFRRKILDEGLLTVARVPLILQQWCHLLEMELRKDNHSSVPVWIRLKNIPYELWSAPGISAVASAVGKPLYVDLRTEQMKMISFARVRVEISTKRVCCDSVDIVLNGETRTVSVEYEWRPVSCLSCGTFGHKCPSQASSAGPVEAPQPVPVGNAPNAQISASAPLPETAPTLGDPKKGRNQARPIKKKPSSRLKEAGYAPKSSAASVKIGEAAPSAMQPLVPSTEQTVLAPSSFASVARREDHVYDTLDPSSSLGKDSNENASKESSSSEEDQVLDGTPATQDAFLMEVNRAAQKLASQHAEPLLNPSPDPAPSAPKSSAQPKSAPNRRRGAKW; encoded by the coding sequence ATGTCGCCGAGGTGGATGCGAAGTGGTATGATCTTACCTATACCCCCCCCAACTTTTATTGATGGTAAGCCTGTGGTATATCTTTCCGAAGATGATATTTTACCCAACCCGAAATTGCACGAGTGCATACTCGGGTATTATGTGGACAAGAAACTGCCCTTCAAGTTAACTGAAACAGCTTTAAAACACGCCTGGGGTCACCACCTTGCTGATGTTATGGCTACTGATCGATTTTATTTATTCCACGTACCGGACCTTGATTTCCGTAGGAAGATTCTCGATGAGGGGCTATTAACTGTGGCCAGGGTCCCTCTAATCTTACAACAATGGTGTCATTTGCTGGAGATGGAGTTGAGGAAGGACAATCATTCTTCTGTCCCGGTTTGGATTAGGTTGAAGAATATTCCTTATGAGCTGTGGTCTGCTCCAGGGATAAGTGCGGTTGCTAGTGCGGTTGGTAAACCGTTGTACGTTGACCTTAGAACGGAACAAATGAAGATGATATCGTTTGCTAGGGTACGTGTAGAGATCTCTACTAAGAGAGTTTGCTGTGACTCCGTGGACATTGTTTTAAATGGTGAAACCCGAACCGTTTCTGTTGAGTATGAATGGAGGCCAGTCTCATGCCTGAGTTGTGGCACTTTTGGCCACAAATGTCCGTCCCAAGCAAGCTCCGCTGGGCCCGTAGAGGCCCCCCAGCCTGTACCTGTTGGTAATGCTCCCAATGCACAGATTTCTGCCTCTGCGCCCTTACCGGAAACGGCCCCGACTTTAGGTGACCCAAAGAAAGGCCGGAACCAAGCTCGGCCCATAAAGAAGAAACCCTCTTCGAGGCTAAAGGAAGCAGGCTATGCTCCTAAGTCCTCTGCTGCCTCGGTGAAGATTGGAGAAGCTGCTCCTAGTGCTATGCAGCCTCTGGTGCCTAGTACGGAACAGACTGTGTTGGCTCCGTCCTCCTTCGCTAGTGTAGCTCGTCGTGAGGACCATGTTTATGATACTCTAGACCCTTCATCTAGTTTGGGTAAAGATTCTAATGAAAATGCTAGTAAGGAGAGCAGCTCGAGTGAGGAGGATCAAGTCCTGGATGGAACCCCTGCTACTCAGGATGCCTTCTTAATGGAGGTTAATCGTGCAGCCCAAAAGCTGGCTTCCCAACATGCTGAACCCTTGTTGAATCCTAGTCCAGATCCAGCCCCCTCTGCTCCTAAGTCTTCTGCTCAGCCCAAGTCGGCACCCAATCGGCGGCGGGGGGCCAAGTGGTG